From the Leptospira sp. WS60.C2 genome, one window contains:
- a CDS encoding FecR domain-containing protein, whose protein sequence is MRLLNDAKYVVTGLFFLILLFSFLLYRNLNFRAYDSSEPTIGVITFKNKTVLRKYNDAVVWDLIESKTEVKNRDTIRTEGLSDAILTLNDGTKINISENSMILLDLSDKNININFAYGSFEAARVGGSSGDVKMNITAGDKTVEVTNGDVKLDKTKSELNIKVDQGEAKLTSNGKAETIGKDQVANVTESGVKVAKQLFRLVTPEDRKNIFSEDGSEKVTFSLAGWNRESMKNASPVLEVSLFPDFSKSIVREKLTSANVSKTLESGSYYWRVAYTDPNTKSKAVTEVFQFRILNDPSLRLVYPKNGEVISYSNEIPVVRFVWNQLDLYSSYSVQIARDSSFTDIVALKQTQNQSLAFDSLKEGTYFAKIKAKSNLGGVDDKTSTVVSFQIEKKTNSSPPELLEPSKGKVIAEEQTKSQIFFSWKDDKDFDSYEWELSSDSNFTSILQSEKLKNNFYKFNSGLKIGTYFWRVKGIGNGGVRFESKVSPFTVIAKEEMELIYPNQSAEVEVDDRNLVVLKWKKLTGKSNYEVEITKQSDFQTSIVREVVVGNYFEFKAKDLGKYFWRVKVLDGDNTTSQVRNFILVSNVEPPSLVSPSRNETIDLFTKNFISFSWKPIEKVTAYRLKLIDVSGIREKIITNERLNTNRFQFSEIQKLNVGRFRWEVSSIYKGTDGSERESAANKQDFFVTVPELKIPKILTPGTIYVE, encoded by the coding sequence ATGCGCTTGTTAAATGATGCAAAGTATGTAGTAACGGGACTTTTCTTCTTGATCCTATTATTCTCATTTCTCTTGTATCGTAATTTAAATTTTCGAGCCTATGATTCTTCCGAACCAACGATCGGAGTCATCACTTTTAAAAATAAGACAGTACTTCGAAAATACAATGATGCAGTTGTTTGGGACCTGATTGAATCGAAAACAGAGGTAAAAAATAGAGATACGATTCGTACGGAAGGATTGTCGGATGCTATTTTAACACTCAACGATGGGACGAAAATCAATATCTCGGAGAATTCGATGATTCTTCTAGATTTGTCAGATAAAAATATCAATATCAATTTTGCCTATGGTTCCTTTGAGGCAGCTCGGGTGGGTGGATCTTCTGGTGATGTGAAAATGAACATTACTGCTGGCGACAAAACAGTCGAAGTCACAAATGGCGATGTCAAACTCGATAAAACAAAATCGGAACTCAATATCAAAGTGGACCAAGGTGAGGCAAAACTTACTTCTAATGGGAAGGCAGAAACCATCGGAAAAGACCAAGTTGCCAATGTGACCGAATCGGGTGTCAAGGTTGCCAAACAATTATTCCGCTTAGTCACACCAGAAGATAGAAAGAATATTTTTTCGGAAGATGGATCTGAAAAAGTGACTTTTTCATTGGCTGGATGGAATCGTGAGTCGATGAAAAACGCAAGTCCAGTTCTTGAGGTTTCCCTTTTTCCAGATTTTTCCAAATCGATTGTAAGAGAAAAACTAACCTCTGCTAACGTTTCCAAAACCTTAGAATCTGGATCGTATTATTGGCGAGTTGCCTATACAGATCCTAATACAAAGAGTAAAGCAGTCACGGAAGTGTTTCAATTTCGAATCTTGAATGATCCTTCCTTACGTCTTGTTTACCCCAAAAATGGGGAAGTCATTTCCTATTCGAATGAGATACCGGTGGTTCGTTTTGTTTGGAATCAATTGGATTTATATTCATCTTATTCTGTACAAATTGCACGAGACTCCAGTTTTACTGACATTGTTGCGTTAAAACAAACACAAAACCAGTCTTTGGCCTTTGATTCCTTAAAAGAAGGGACATACTTTGCCAAAATCAAAGCTAAATCAAACTTAGGTGGAGTGGATGATAAAACCTCAACCGTAGTTTCCTTTCAGATTGAGAAAAAAACCAATAGTTCTCCACCAGAACTATTGGAACCAAGTAAGGGTAAAGTGATTGCTGAAGAACAAACGAAATCACAAATATTTTTCTCTTGGAAAGATGATAAAGATTTTGATTCCTATGAATGGGAATTGAGTTCTGATAGTAATTTTACTTCAATTCTTCAATCAGAGAAATTGAAAAACAATTTCTATAAATTCAATTCTGGATTAAAAATAGGTACGTATTTCTGGCGAGTGAAAGGGATCGGTAACGGAGGTGTGCGTTTCGAATCAAAAGTTTCTCCTTTTACTGTCATTGCAAAAGAAGAAATGGAACTCATCTATCCAAACCAATCCGCTGAAGTGGAGGTAGATGATAGAAATCTAGTCGTTCTCAAATGGAAAAAACTAACTGGTAAGTCTAACTACGAAGTTGAGATAACAAAACAAAGTGATTTTCAAACATCCATTGTTAGGGAAGTGGTTGTTGGTAATTATTTTGAATTCAAAGCAAAAGATTTAGGTAAGTATTTTTGGCGTGTGAAAGTGTTAGATGGTGATAATACAACAAGTCAGGTTCGGAATTTTATATTGGTTTCAAATGTGGAACCTCCCTCTCTTGTTTCACCGAGTAGAAATGAAACGATCGATTTGTTTACGAAGAATTTCATCAGTTTTTCTTGGAAACCGATAGAGAAGGTGACTGCCTACCGTTTGAAATTAATTGATGTTTCTGGAATTCGGGAAAAGATCATAACGAATGAAAGGTTGAACACAAATAGATTCCAATTCAGTGAGATCCAAAAATTAAATGTAGGTCGTTTTCGTTGGGAAGTTTCATCGATATATAAAGGGACGGATGGTTCGGAAAGGGAATCAGCTGCCAACAAACAAGACTTTTTTGTGACAGTTCCCGAACTCAAAATTCCAAAAATTTTAACACCAGGTAC
- a CDS encoding adenylate/guanylate cyclase domain-containing protein: MLEISAEIPFLRTSNLTFLLWDETPASLETWNGDGGITVFFQTRRTKELEFRFGPPPWGIQFSNNRFEYPYVSIHNISSNKYLAKSLASASEGKNLYVIFPKSLEVEVRSVFARLEYLYDERVSPDRITHKFGLTGKTSSMPEIAKNYSKEIESKSLSFPPLELVGAQGKTKLRQHAFVEADDYDSHAITISKNATESATHEVGNRIDSEEMETESDPNHPYDLIESSFASNENQTEEIFNSKTLNKETKESERNIAKKQESNVNNGANEESVSTTTSLESSVQTKFSLQLKMMGVISFLFVLSVATIIVFASFYFKRSIELQLRDNNIRIAEIIGSKVKSDILGVVEKGRQIAITLTTQGLPEEDRKLLIKTFFQNDKEFIYLGIFEKRDNTLVMRREVFNEEELKKSSVTEDDFHAVVNRNRDALAEAFNGQAVLLNSSPGFLEPSFAIAIPTAENGELDNALVIIVKLEKIIGAFSKKGIETTFMVNGSGTVLAHPKEDLILAATDLTNMPIVKAMLTSAPNTGQMSYVDQELGGSYLGSFQKIGFADAGVITIVSEEKAFADVYKSQKTNLYIAGIGLCSALIFVFFFSKTITKPVLQLLTATLEIAKGNFKIGIKPTTQDEVGLLTKYFIDMGQGLEEREKVKNILGSMIDPVVVQEAMVDLAALKRGSETHITAFFSDVASFSTISEQLKSADLAALLNEYLSAMTLILKQHEGVLDKYIGDAIVGIFNAPVAVVDHELKAARASVDMVLKLKELRAYWTENNLYSKEAQMMDARIGLNSGPAKVGFMGTDALASYTMMGDTVNLAARLEAAGKDYGVNILITDPIREKIQEEMVTRYMDLVRVKGKNEPVRIHELIGYRSLVSPNILESAELYEAGFQEYLNQNWTKAIQMFKDAEKSKGSKDKASRMLVERCEEYSINSPGSDWDGVFTRTHK, translated from the coding sequence ATGTTAGAAATTTCTGCCGAAATTCCGTTCCTCCGGACGTCCAATCTCACGTTTCTTCTCTGGGACGAAACTCCTGCGAGTCTGGAAACTTGGAATGGGGATGGAGGCATCACTGTTTTTTTCCAAACTCGTAGGACAAAAGAGTTGGAGTTTCGATTTGGCCCTCCCCCTTGGGGAATCCAATTCTCAAACAATCGTTTTGAGTATCCTTATGTTTCCATTCATAATATTTCATCTAACAAGTATTTAGCGAAATCTCTGGCGTCTGCAAGTGAAGGAAAAAATCTTTATGTAATTTTTCCAAAATCATTGGAAGTGGAAGTTCGATCTGTGTTTGCGAGATTAGAATATCTTTACGATGAACGAGTTTCGCCAGACCGTATTACTCATAAATTTGGTCTCACTGGCAAAACAAGTTCCATGCCAGAAATTGCGAAAAATTATTCCAAGGAGATCGAGTCTAAAAGTTTATCGTTTCCACCTCTAGAACTTGTTGGTGCCCAAGGAAAGACGAAGCTACGCCAGCATGCGTTTGTCGAGGCAGACGATTACGATTCACATGCAATTACAATTTCCAAAAATGCTACTGAGAGCGCCACTCACGAAGTTGGTAACAGGATCGATTCCGAGGAGATGGAAACAGAGTCAGATCCAAATCATCCTTATGATTTAATTGAATCTTCTTTTGCTTCAAACGAAAACCAAACAGAAGAAATTTTTAATTCTAAAACTTTAAACAAGGAAACAAAGGAATCAGAAAGAAACATTGCGAAAAAACAGGAATCAAACGTTAACAATGGTGCCAATGAGGAATCCGTATCTACGACAACTTCCTTGGAATCATCTGTTCAAACGAAGTTTTCCTTGCAGTTGAAGATGATGGGAGTGATTAGTTTCTTATTTGTTCTTTCCGTTGCGACAATCATTGTATTTGCTTCCTTTTACTTTAAAAGATCCATAGAACTCCAGTTACGTGATAATAATATACGAATTGCTGAAATCATCGGGTCGAAAGTAAAATCAGACATTCTTGGTGTGGTAGAAAAAGGAAGGCAAATTGCCATTACCCTTACGACACAAGGTCTTCCAGAAGAAGACAGAAAATTACTCATTAAAACTTTTTTTCAAAATGATAAGGAATTCATTTATCTAGGAATTTTCGAAAAACGGGATAACACTCTTGTAATGCGACGAGAAGTGTTCAATGAAGAAGAGTTAAAAAAGAGTTCCGTAACGGAAGATGATTTTCATGCCGTTGTGAATCGAAATCGGGATGCTCTTGCCGAAGCGTTCAATGGACAGGCTGTTTTACTCAACTCAAGTCCTGGATTTTTAGAACCTTCTTTTGCTATTGCCATTCCTACCGCTGAAAATGGAGAGCTTGACAATGCACTTGTCATCATTGTCAAACTAGAAAAAATCATAGGTGCGTTTTCTAAAAAAGGAATTGAAACCACCTTTATGGTAAACGGTTCAGGAACGGTTCTTGCCCACCCGAAAGAAGATTTGATACTCGCAGCCACTGACCTAACGAATATGCCTATTGTAAAAGCAATGCTCACGAGTGCTCCAAATACCGGGCAAATGAGTTATGTAGACCAAGAATTAGGTGGGTCCTATTTAGGTTCCTTTCAAAAGATTGGATTTGCCGATGCAGGCGTAATTACAATTGTTTCAGAAGAGAAAGCCTTTGCTGATGTATACAAAAGTCAAAAAACCAACCTTTATATCGCGGGCATTGGTCTTTGTTCGGCTCTTATATTTGTGTTTTTCTTCTCGAAGACGATTACAAAACCAGTATTACAGTTGTTAACGGCTACACTTGAGATCGCAAAAGGAAATTTCAAAATTGGAATCAAACCAACAACCCAGGATGAAGTGGGACTGTTAACCAAATACTTTATCGATATGGGTCAGGGGTTAGAAGAGCGAGAGAAAGTAAAAAACATTCTAGGAAGTATGATTGATCCTGTTGTGGTGCAAGAAGCAATGGTGGATCTTGCAGCGTTAAAACGCGGGTCCGAAACCCATATCACGGCGTTTTTTTCCGACGTTGCTAGTTTTTCTACAATCTCAGAACAGTTAAAAAGTGCGGATCTTGCGGCGCTTCTCAATGAATACCTATCTGCCATGACACTGATACTCAAACAACATGAAGGTGTTTTGGATAAGTACATCGGTGATGCAATCGTCGGTATATTTAATGCACCTGTGGCTGTAGTCGACCATGAACTCAAAGCAGCCCGAGCAAGTGTAGATATGGTTTTGAAGTTAAAGGAACTACGCGCTTACTGGACCGAAAACAATTTATATTCCAAAGAAGCACAGATGATGGATGCACGGATTGGACTCAATTCCGGTCCTGCCAAAGTTGGATTTATGGGAACAGATGCACTTGCATCTTACACTATGATGGGTGACACAGTGAACCTTGCGGCAAGGCTTGAAGCGGCTGGTAAGGATTATGGTGTGAATATCCTTATCACAGATCCAATTCGTGAAAAAATTCAGGAAGAGATGGTCACTCGCTATATGGATTTAGTGCGAGTGAAAGGAAAAAATGAACCTGTACGCATCCATGAACTGATTGGCTATCGGTCATTGGTAAGTCCAAATATTTTAGAATCCGCCGAATTGTATGAAGCTGGGTTTCAAGAATATTTAAATCAAAACTGGACAAAGGCGATTCAAATGTTCAAAGACGCTGAAAAAAGCAAAGGATCCAAGGATAAAGCAAGTCGAATGCTTGTTGAACGTTGCGAAGAGTATAGCATTAATTCGCCAGGATCAGATTGGGATGGAGTCTTTACTAGGACTCATAAATAA
- a CDS encoding exodeoxyribonuclease III has protein sequence MKIITLNCNGIRSSLQKGLLDFIRQENPDILCFQETKAPVTEIDRDEFKNLGYATYVCLAEKPGYSGTAILTKLKPKSQTVGLGDGIFLSEGRSVFLEFGDFYLWNLYFPSGTSGEERQKIKYQFLEDFTQLTKPFLKKKKPFLICGDVNIAHTEKDIHNPKGNEKNSGFLPEERKWLSDFLDLGFFDCFRALHPEIKDEYSWWTYRFQARKNNKGWRIDYFFVTKSKSVELISAKIAKEPVMSDHAPVVLEIQFS, from the coding sequence ATGAAAATCATCACGTTAAATTGCAACGGAATTCGTTCCAGTTTGCAGAAAGGTTTACTCGATTTTATACGTCAGGAAAATCCTGACATCCTTTGTTTTCAAGAAACGAAGGCACCCGTAACAGAAATCGACCGAGACGAATTCAAAAATCTTGGATATGCAACCTATGTCTGTCTTGCGGAAAAACCAGGTTACAGCGGGACAGCCATCCTTACGAAACTCAAACCGAAATCACAAACCGTAGGACTCGGGGACGGAATCTTTCTTTCGGAAGGGCGATCGGTATTTTTGGAATTTGGAGATTTTTACCTATGGAACCTCTATTTTCCCTCGGGAACAAGTGGAGAGGAACGCCAGAAGATCAAATACCAGTTTTTGGAAGATTTCACTCAGCTGACAAAACCGTTTTTGAAGAAGAAGAAACCATTTCTGATTTGCGGGGATGTCAATATCGCTCATACGGAAAAGGACATCCACAATCCCAAAGGGAATGAAAAAAATTCTGGTTTTTTGCCCGAGGAAAGAAAATGGCTCTCGGACTTTTTGGATTTGGGATTTTTTGACTGCTTTCGTGCTCTACATCCAGAGATAAAGGATGAGTATTCTTGGTGGACCTACCGGTTCCAAGCCAGAAAAAACAATAAAGGTTGGCGGATTGACTATTTCTTTGTGACCAAATCCAAGTCAGTGGAACTTATTTCGGCAAAAATTGCGAAAGAACCCGTGATGTCAGACCATGCTCCCGTGGTTCTTGAGATCCAATTCTCTTGA